A stretch of Candidatus Bathyarchaeota archaeon DNA encodes these proteins:
- a CDS encoding ATP-binding cassette domain-containing protein: MPVVYVENLHKTFKHGSSTISLFNGLSFRVDEGEFIAVTGPSGTGKTTLINLLAGLDRPTKGTIKIFGRDISSLSQDEMASIRSRSIGILFQTYGLVSSLNVKENIRLSQEISGRNSSDMYNYLQDLIEFFGLQDKADLDPRILSFGEMKKAGIARALAAKPEILLLDEPTGNLDPPSVNVILPFLKGLRYIYGKTIIMTTNSPRAAKLANREVQLGEPQILFD; the protein is encoded by the coding sequence ATGCCTGTGGTTTATGTTGAGAACCTACATAAGACTTTCAAGCACGGATCCTCCACAATCAGTCTATTTAACGGTTTAAGCTTCAGGGTCGACGAAGGAGAATTTATTGCTGTGACAGGACCATCAGGTACTGGCAAGACAACTCTCATCAACTTGTTAGCTGGATTGGACAGGCCTACCAAAGGAACGATAAAGATCTTTGGAAGAGATATATCCTCACTAAGCCAAGACGAGATGGCGTCTATCCGTTCACGATCCATAGGCATACTTTTCCAGACTTATGGGCTGGTCTCGAGCCTCAATGTTAAGGAGAACATTAGGCTCTCTCAGGAGATATCTGGTAGGAATAGTTCAGATATGTATAATTATCTCCAAGATCTAATCGAATTCTTCGGACTGCAAGATAAGGCTGATTTAGATCCTAGGATTCTAAGCTTTGGAGAAATGAAGAAAGCTGGGATTGCAAGGGCGCTCGCAGCCAAACCGGAGATTCTTCTACTTGACGAGCCAACAGGCAACTTAGATCCCCCTTCAGTCAACGTGATCCTACCTTTTTTGAAGGGGCTGAGATATATATATGGCAAGACGATAATAATGACAACAAACAGTCCAAGGGCAGCCAAATTGGCAAACCGTGAGGTTCAACTGGGGGAGCCCCAGATATTATTCGATTGA
- a CDS encoding glutamate--tRNA ligase: MGIQGFDNDLRELIKKHALSNAVAHGGKADVKAVVGRVLGERVELRQRAKEVAALASEIVDYTNRLTMEEQRRLLAKWSGISESKKIEEVKALPPLPSVNKYHEVVTRFSPNPDCTLHLGSVRAAVLSHDYARMYNGRFLLRFEDTDPRLKKSALVFYDMIREDLVWLGCKWDSEYVQSDRLPIYYEYSEKLIESGGAYVCTCKPEIFKSRILSMKPCDCRVLPSNEHLLRWEKMLDGEYNEGEAVVRIKTDLTHPNPAVRDWPALRIIDTERNPHPRVGSKYRVWPLYNFSTGVDDHLMGVTHIIRGKEHLTNMRRQLFMYEHLSWPYPETIHYGRLKVEGATLSKSKIMQMVAEAKVTGFDDPRLATLAALRRRGITPETLRRIAYDVGPRPVDATLSWDNIYATNRKIVDSTASRYFFIKEPVELIIQGVAESHTAKLPLNPNDPSKGHRIFHITPVGNTVKLLISADDIEMLKRGVVRLIELFNIEAVEVRHDRALVRFHSREYLEAKRLGSPLIHWLPLEGNIRVRLVMPDASEILGLGENFLAKESSGKIVQLVRFGFGRIDKMEKDMVTIYYGHN; this comes from the coding sequence ATGGGTATTCAAGGATTTGATAATGATTTACGTGAGTTGATTAAGAAGCACGCCCTCTCCAATGCAGTGGCCCATGGTGGGAAGGCTGATGTAAAGGCTGTCGTAGGCAGAGTTCTCGGTGAAAGGGTTGAGCTAAGGCAACGTGCAAAAGAGGTTGCTGCATTAGCCTCTGAGATTGTTGATTATACGAATAGGCTGACGATGGAGGAGCAGAGAAGACTCTTGGCGAAGTGGTCTGGAATATCCGAATCGAAGAAGATTGAGGAGGTGAAGGCTTTGCCACCCTTACCGAGCGTCAATAAATATCACGAGGTTGTTACGAGATTCTCACCTAACCCAGACTGTACCTTACACCTAGGTTCAGTGAGGGCAGCCGTCTTATCTCACGATTACGCTAGAATGTATAATGGGAGGTTCCTACTAAGATTCGAGGATACTGATCCGAGGCTTAAGAAGTCTGCATTGGTATTCTATGACATGATAAGGGAGGACCTAGTCTGGCTTGGCTGCAAGTGGGATTCTGAATATGTTCAGAGTGACAGACTCCCAATTTATTATGAATATTCTGAAAAACTGATTGAGTCAGGCGGAGCCTATGTATGTACATGTAAACCTGAAATCTTCAAGTCGCGTATACTCAGTATGAAACCATGCGATTGTAGGGTACTTCCATCGAATGAGCATCTCCTCAGATGGGAGAAGATGCTGGATGGTGAATACAATGAGGGTGAGGCTGTAGTTCGGATAAAGACGGACCTTACACATCCAAATCCAGCGGTTAGGGACTGGCCTGCATTGAGGATAATAGATACTGAGAGGAATCCCCATCCTAGGGTAGGCTCAAAATATAGAGTATGGCCTCTATACAACTTTTCAACGGGGGTTGACGACCATCTCATGGGTGTGACCCATATAATAAGGGGTAAAGAGCACCTCACAAACATGAGAAGGCAACTATTCATGTACGAGCATCTATCATGGCCCTACCCTGAGACAATACATTATGGTAGGCTCAAAGTTGAGGGCGCTACATTGAGTAAATCGAAGATAATGCAGATGGTTGCTGAAGCCAAGGTCACTGGCTTCGACGATCCGAGGCTGGCAACTCTTGCGGCCCTGAGAAGGAGGGGTATAACTCCTGAGACCCTCAGGAGGATAGCTTACGATGTGGGTCCGAGGCCAGTGGATGCGACCCTGAGTTGGGATAACATATACGCCACAAACAGGAAGATAGTTGATTCTACCGCGAGTAGATACTTTTTCATAAAAGAGCCTGTTGAGTTGATTATTCAAGGTGTCGCTGAAAGTCATACGGCTAAGCTACCCTTGAATCCAAACGACCCATCTAAGGGTCACCGAATATTCCATATAACACCAGTGGGCAATACGGTTAAGCTTCTCATATCAGCGGATGACATTGAAATGTTGAAACGGGGAGTTGTCAGGTTGATCGAACTATTCAACATCGAGGCTGTTGAAGTTAGACATGATAGGGCCCTCGTAAGGTTTCATAGCCGTGAGTATTTGGAGGCGAAGAGGCTGGGCTCACCCCTCATTCACTGGTTGCCTCTGGAAGGGAATATTAGAGTCAGATTAGTCATGCCTGATGCCTCTGAGATTTTAGGGTTGGGCGAGAATTTTTTGGCCAAGGAATCTTCTGGAAAGATTGTTCAGCTAGTGAGATTCGGCTTTGGAAGAATAGATAAGATGGAGAAGGATATGGTAACGATCTATTATGGTCATAACTGA
- a CDS encoding NUDIX hydrolase: MSSLNSTNIEYPTGPYSIGVGAIIESGGRILLVKINYGHKGWMLPGGYVRPYETIGDAVKREVLEETGLQVEPTELVSVRSRVEGEKSDIYLTFTVRISGGELKPDGKEVSEARYFTLDEINSMSNIPKIFQLILNKVLSGKSSFGPSSYRPMELGKYELWL; the protein is encoded by the coding sequence ATGTCAAGTTTGAATTCTACAAACATCGAGTATCCCACAGGCCCATACTCAATAGGTGTCGGAGCCATCATAGAGAGTGGTGGAAGAATCCTTCTCGTTAAGATCAATTACGGTCATAAAGGCTGGATGTTGCCAGGAGGATATGTCAGACCATACGAGACTATTGGAGACGCTGTCAAGAGAGAGGTTCTAGAGGAGACAGGCCTCCAAGTTGAGCCTACCGAGTTAGTATCCGTTCGTAGCAGGGTTGAAGGTGAGAAAAGCGACATATACTTGACATTCACCGTAAGGATCAGTGGTGGAGAGTTGAAGCCTGACGGAAAGGAGGTTTCGGAGGCAAGATACTTCACTTTAGATGAGATAAATAGTATGAGTAATATACCGAAGATCTTCCAATTGATACTAAATAAGGTTTTGAGTGGAAAATCATCCTTCGGCCCTTCGAGCTATAGGCCTATGGAACTTGGGAAATATGAGTTATGGCTTTGA
- a CDS encoding MogA/MoaB family molybdenum cofactor biosynthesis protein codes for MSETSRNHKEHATPARGLLIITCSTSRFQLRRSGEEAPDPSGDFIEAKMREFGHTVVGRSLIPDDPKIIRKTILGALQNPEVDSIIITGGTGISRDDVTVEVVEGIFDKKLPGFGEIFRRISYDEIGSSAVLSRATAGVTWGKPIFCLPGSPDAVRRSLEKIILPELPHILKHLKGG; via the coding sequence TTGAGTGAAACGTCAAGAAACCATAAGGAACATGCTACGCCAGCCAGGGGCCTCCTCATAATAACTTGCAGCACCTCAAGGTTTCAGCTGAGGCGCTCCGGCGAAGAGGCTCCAGACCCCTCCGGAGACTTCATAGAGGCGAAGATGAGAGAGTTCGGCCACACAGTAGTGGGAAGGAGTCTCATCCCGGACGATCCTAAAATTATACGTAAAACAATTCTAGGGGCCCTCCAAAATCCTGAAGTAGATTCAATCATAATCACCGGTGGAACAGGCATATCCAGAGATGATGTTACAGTAGAAGTTGTTGAAGGCATATTCGATAAGAAGCTTCCGGGATTCGGTGAGATCTTCAGAAGAATAAGTTATGATGAGATAGGTTCCTCGGCAGTCTTGAGTAGGGCAACAGCCGGAGTCACATGGGGTAAACCGATATTCTGCCTACCAGGTTCACCGGATGCTGTCAGAAGATCTCTTGAGAAGATAATTCTTCCCGAGCTACCGCACATACTCAAGCACCTCAAGGGAGGCTGA
- a CDS encoding aminoglycoside phosphotransferase family protein, translating to MNLPVGSTVIEIDDSEIEKYLSRLFGAHVKLLSVEKLGEGFHNAGFLVTFDSDGGSRRIIMRIVRGDTGWGHDYPSDRCSVLLLQHRLARSAPPGTCPTSYDVAALTVDGSIKSIGDSTEFLHFLEEVPESAGEPYSKDLFNISERGKLTDVDRLRVKLIADYLADLHSMKNPNPNLYMRHLRDLIGHGEMLMGVIDTYPNIDTLDFTSKREIENIEVEVVRWRNRIKHLSHRCSRIHGDIHPFGNVRFRNDNSILTLDRSREEFGEPADDITSMSVNYIFFSVWKHGRLTHPFKELFKLFIERYLDKTGDYEIFKVMAPFYAFRGLVVAHPIYYPDLESDKRRKILKFITNVLKDERFEIDRLEDYLESPN from the coding sequence TTGAACCTTCCAGTAGGGTCGACCGTGATTGAGATCGATGATTCAGAGATTGAGAAATATCTAAGTCGCCTCTTCGGTGCGCATGTAAAACTATTATCTGTAGAGAAGTTGGGTGAGGGTTTTCATAACGCTGGGTTCCTAGTCACGTTTGATTCTGACGGAGGCTCCCGCAGGATAATTATGAGGATAGTTAGAGGAGATACAGGTTGGGGGCATGATTATCCTTCGGACCGTTGCAGTGTCCTATTACTCCAACATAGACTTGCAAGATCTGCTCCCCCAGGGACATGCCCAACCTCATATGATGTGGCTGCGTTGACGGTTGATGGTTCCATCAAATCTATCGGCGACTCTACCGAGTTCCTGCACTTCCTCGAGGAAGTCCCAGAATCTGCAGGTGAGCCTTACTCAAAAGACCTCTTCAATATTTCGGAGAGAGGTAAATTAACGGATGTAGATAGGCTCCGCGTCAAATTGATAGCTGATTATCTAGCGGACCTCCACTCAATGAAGAATCCAAACCCAAACCTCTACATGAGGCATCTGAGAGACTTGATAGGCCATGGAGAGATGTTGATGGGAGTCATCGACACCTACCCAAACATTGACACCCTAGACTTCACCTCGAAGAGGGAGATTGAAAACATAGAGGTTGAAGTGGTTCGCTGGAGGAACAGGATTAAACACCTGTCACATAGGTGTAGTAGAATCCATGGGGATATTCATCCATTCGGCAACGTAAGGTTTCGAAACGACAATTCCATCCTCACCCTCGACCGCTCCAGAGAAGAGTTCGGTGAACCTGCAGACGACATTACAAGTATGAGTGTCAATTACATATTCTTCAGCGTATGGAAGCATGGTCGATTAACGCATCCGTTCAAGGAGCTCTTCAAACTCTTCATAGAACGATACTTAGATAAGACAGGCGATTATGAAATTTTTAAAGTAATGGCGCCGTTCTACGCTTTCAGAGGGTTGGTCGTAGCCCATCCAATTTATTATCCAGATCTCGAATCTGATAAGAGGAGGAAAATATTGAAATTCATAACAAACGTACTCAAAGATGAAAGGTTTGAAATTGACAGATTGGAGGATTACTTGGAGAGTCCTAACTGA
- a CDS encoding adenosylhomocysteinase codes for MNYKVKDESLVEEGLKSISWAEAHMPILLSIRKEFEQRKPLANLRLGACLHVTKETAVLMRTLTAGGAKVALCGSNPLSTQDEVAAALAMEGMNVYAWRGESKEEYYWCLERVAEYKPDITLDDGADLVSLLHLRKPEVAERVIAGTEETTSGVIRLRAMADAGKLKYPIIAVNDAYTKYLFDNRYGTGQSTIDGILRSTGLLLAGKNFVVCGYGWCGRGIALRARGMGAKVIVTEVDPLRALEAVMDGFQVMPILDAAKIGDIFVTATGDVDVITSREMEHMKNGAIMSNAGHFNVEVKVDDLESMSSSKRTVRPNVEEYLLNDGRRLYLLAEGRLVNLAAAEGHPSEVMMMSFANQALVTEYIATKGRELKKMVHRVPDEIDRRVAQMALESMGVKIDTLTDRQVKYLKSWTEGT; via the coding sequence ATGAATTATAAGGTTAAGGATGAAAGCCTCGTCGAGGAAGGTTTGAAGTCAATAAGTTGGGCAGAAGCACACATGCCTATACTTCTGAGCATAAGGAAGGAGTTTGAACAGAGAAAGCCGCTTGCAAACCTGAGGTTGGGGGCATGCCTACACGTAACTAAGGAGACTGCCGTACTTATGCGAACTTTGACTGCGGGCGGAGCGAAAGTTGCCTTATGTGGCTCAAACCCACTCTCAACCCAAGACGAGGTGGCGGCTGCCCTGGCAATGGAGGGGATGAACGTCTACGCTTGGAGGGGGGAGAGTAAAGAAGAGTATTACTGGTGTCTGGAGAGGGTGGCCGAGTATAAACCTGACATAACATTAGATGACGGAGCAGATCTCGTGAGCCTGCTACATTTGAGGAAACCTGAGGTTGCAGAGAGGGTGATTGCTGGAACAGAGGAGACGACGAGTGGAGTTATCAGGCTTCGAGCAATGGCCGATGCAGGTAAACTCAAGTATCCCATAATAGCTGTCAACGATGCATATACGAAGTATCTCTTCGACAACAGATATGGAACTGGTCAGAGCACAATAGATGGAATACTCAGATCGACTGGCCTCTTATTAGCAGGTAAGAACTTCGTTGTTTGCGGTTACGGATGGTGTGGCAGAGGTATAGCATTGAGGGCTAGAGGAATGGGTGCAAAAGTAATAGTCACAGAAGTAGATCCTCTCAGAGCACTCGAGGCTGTAATGGATGGTTTCCAAGTCATGCCGATCTTAGACGCCGCAAAGATAGGTGACATATTCGTGACAGCGACAGGTGATGTCGACGTGATAACCAGTAGAGAAATGGAGCATATGAAGAATGGAGCTATCATGTCAAATGCTGGACACTTCAATGTAGAGGTCAAAGTCGATGACCTAGAATCTATGTCCAGCTCTAAAAGGACCGTGAGACCGAATGTTGAGGAGTATCTGCTTAATGACGGTAGGAGGCTTTACCTGTTGGCTGAGGGTAGGCTTGTAAACTTGGCAGCTGCGGAGGGCCATCCATCAGAGGTTATGATGATGTCATTTGCAAACCAAGCCCTAGTAACTGAGTACATAGCGACCAAAGGGAGAGAATTGAAGAAGATGGTTCACCGAGTTCCAGATGAAATAGATAGGAGGGTGGCACAGATGGCCCTTGAGAGTATGGGTGTAAAGATAGATACTCTCACAGATAGACAGGTTAAGTACCTTAAGAGTTGGACGGAAGGGACGTAA
- a CDS encoding cyclic pyranopterin monophosphate synthase MoaC (MoaC; along with MoaA is involved in conversion of a guanosine derivative into molybdopterin precursor Z; involved in molybdenum cofactor biosynthesis) yields the protein RLRPETAKMIRDGKIEKGDPLSVAEVGAMLAAKNTSQLLPLCHHIPLTNVQTTASVGENYVEVEANVKTTGKTGVEMEALTAATIYLLNVWDMVKKLEKDRKGQYPETWIEYVKVKEKLKG from the coding sequence GAGGTTGAGGCCTGAGACCGCCAAGATGATAAGGGATGGGAAGATCGAGAAGGGAGACCCGTTATCCGTCGCCGAGGTTGGAGCAATGCTGGCCGCCAAGAACACCAGCCAACTGTTACCATTATGCCACCATATACCGCTGACGAATGTCCAGACAACCGCATCTGTAGGTGAGAACTATGTCGAGGTGGAGGCGAATGTCAAAACAACCGGCAAGACAGGAGTTGAGATGGAGGCCCTCACCGCGGCGACAATATATCTTCTGAATGTATGGGATATGGTCAAGAAATTGGAGAAGGACCGAAAGGGGCAATATCCAGAGACATGGATTGAATATGTAAAGGTAAAAGAGAAGTTGAAGGGCTAG
- a CDS encoding CdvA-like protein: protein MDSSMDRIKRFIGKTVYNIYGREIGRLVGLTSDIKGDVDSVSLELGHGEFETYPGKQVSIEGDKLVLINDWSVESGELARELDLLLRRDRALNELYSSGDIDEATCSRLKEQYRKVRDGLLKNAEDTVRKLIVRSQRLEEQIKLLQSIMANNKMHYTSGEINEEEYCLANESIQKGLQRFIQEKRDIEERMNSLIAFRDTAEDLGELKRESAPVKIASQPVELTKTGGTRDIVIVKMEP from the coding sequence ATGGACTCGAGTATGGATAGGATCAAGCGATTCATTGGAAAAACAGTCTATAACATCTATGGAAGAGAAATAGGTAGGCTAGTCGGCTTAACTTCAGACATTAAGGGAGATGTCGACTCCGTAAGTTTGGAGCTTGGTCATGGCGAATTTGAGACATATCCTGGCAAACAGGTATCGATTGAAGGTGATAAACTAGTTTTAATAAACGACTGGAGTGTTGAGTCTGGAGAACTGGCCAGGGAGCTCGACCTACTGCTGCGCAGGGACAGGGCGCTGAACGAATTATATTCAAGCGGTGACATCGATGAAGCTACATGCAGCAGACTTAAGGAGCAATATCGGAAGGTGAGAGACGGTCTTCTAAAAAATGCTGAAGATACTGTTAGAAAATTGATCGTTAGGTCTCAAAGGCTGGAGGAACAGATAAAGCTTCTACAGTCAATAATGGCCAATAACAAGATGCATTACACCTCAGGCGAAATAAATGAAGAGGAATACTGCCTGGCAAATGAATCTATCCAGAAAGGATTGCAGAGATTCATTCAAGAGAAGAGAGATATTGAGGAGAGGATGAACAGTCTGATAGCTTTCAGAGATACTGCTGAAGACCTGGGTGAGCTGAAACGTGAATCTGCCCCCGTCAAGATTGCAAGTCAACCTGTTGAGCTGACTAAGACCGGAGGAACCAGAGATATAGTAATAGTTAAAATGGAGCCCTGA
- a CDS encoding CdvA-like protein produces MSSSLPEYALKTFLGKRVRDPYGRSLGAIIGLSLNDYGEIEAVNIDKGNNEIQRVPIEQLTLSDDGVVVIPKWKVEVETILKQIQSAQKRIGSLKLLMQREPSKNLFDELLIKQERELADLREKRNVVISILQARCRELDMQIDELSKILVEIKAGKWSKEFMNKAYEITSKSIEPNLEFASREKRDLTGYLSNLARAL; encoded by the coding sequence ATGTCATCAAGCCTACCTGAGTATGCTTTGAAGACTTTCCTTGGAAAGAGGGTTAGAGACCCTTACGGCCGAAGTTTAGGTGCAATAATAGGTCTCTCCCTTAACGATTATGGGGAGATCGAGGCTGTTAACATAGATAAAGGGAACAATGAGATTCAGAGAGTACCTATAGAGCAGCTTACGTTAAGCGATGATGGGGTAGTAGTCATTCCAAAATGGAAAGTCGAGGTTGAGACCATACTCAAACAAATTCAGTCGGCTCAAAAGAGAATTGGATCACTGAAGCTGCTCATGCAACGTGAACCCTCGAAGAATTTGTTCGATGAGCTCCTGATTAAACAGGAGAGGGAGTTAGCCGATTTAAGGGAGAAGAGGAATGTTGTTATATCGATCTTGCAGGCTAGATGTAGAGAACTGGATATGCAGATAGATGAATTGTCAAAGATTCTCGTTGAGATAAAAGCTGGAAAGTGGTCTAAAGAATTTATGAATAAGGCATATGAGATAACTTCAAAATCGATAGAGCCGAATCTCGAGTTTGCGTCAAGGGAGAAGAGAGACTTAACAGGTTACTTGTCCAATCTGGCAAGGGCGCTCTAG
- a CDS encoding Lrp/AsnC family transcriptional regulator — MVTIDSTDLRILAELVYNSKATLASIGQKLGLHPNVVAYRINKLESLDIIRDYTVTLNFEKLGLTEQVYLGASFPAHTERDAILKEICTLPQTVTVVSSLGSPEGILHLVGQSKEDIDKVISRLRELNVKIEYAASVIKTYQNGKIGNFLRMKADEATNKNRGAYRKGGWKDSL, encoded by the coding sequence ATGGTGACTATAGATTCAACAGATCTGAGGATTTTGGCTGAACTGGTCTATAACTCGAAAGCTACACTTGCAAGTATCGGTCAGAAGCTCGGCTTACACCCTAACGTTGTAGCCTACAGAATAAACAAACTCGAAAGCCTTGACATAATAAGAGACTACACAGTCACATTGAACTTTGAGAAGCTCGGACTCACAGAGCAGGTTTACCTCGGTGCAAGTTTTCCAGCCCACACTGAACGAGATGCGATCCTGAAAGAGATATGTACATTACCTCAAACAGTCACTGTCGTGAGCTCTCTAGGGTCTCCTGAGGGGATACTCCACTTAGTTGGACAGAGCAAGGAGGATATAGACAAAGTCATCTCCAGATTGAGAGAATTAAATGTGAAGATAGAATATGCTGCATCAGTCATCAAGACATACCAGAACGGCAAGATAGGAAACTTCCTAAGAATGAAGGCTGATGAGGCTACGAACAAGAACCGGGGGGCCTACAGGAAAGGTGGTTGGAAAGATTCTCTTTAA
- the moaA gene encoding GTP 3',8-cyclase MoaA, producing the protein MVADKYGRQVTNLRVSLTQRCDLECFYCHREGQERSSLEMTPEEIFRIASIGVEYGISKIKLTGGEPLLRGDLEDIVRLLSSLPNIVEVSMVTNARQLNYERAVELKRSGLSRININLPSVKEVTYREIVGRDIGDALRGVESAVDAKLLPVKLNMVLLKGLNSDEVEDMMRYAKKVGAILQLIELEPIKRGSLFYNKYHHPLDQIEREISSKASSVKVRYSMQMRKVYTVNGLEVEIVRPVENPEFCKHCTKMRLTSDGKLKPCLMTQENLLDILSPMRRGESIEVLRRIFMDAVYMRRPYYTYGKNQARIIGGSS; encoded by the coding sequence TTGGTTGCGGACAAGTACGGTCGCCAAGTTACAAACTTGAGAGTATCCCTGACCCAGAGATGTGATCTTGAATGTTTCTACTGTCACAGGGAAGGACAGGAACGGTCAAGTCTGGAGATGACTCCCGAAGAAATATTCAGGATTGCAAGTATAGGTGTCGAATATGGGATAAGCAAGATCAAATTGACTGGCGGTGAGCCCCTACTGAGAGGGGACCTGGAGGATATCGTGAGGCTCCTGTCAAGCCTTCCAAACATAGTGGAGGTCTCGATGGTAACCAATGCGAGGCAACTTAACTATGAGAGGGCTGTCGAATTGAAGAGGTCTGGTTTGAGTAGAATAAACATAAACCTACCTTCAGTGAAGGAGGTGACCTATAGAGAGATAGTCGGCAGAGATATAGGTGATGCTTTGAGAGGGGTAGAATCGGCTGTCGATGCAAAACTTCTACCGGTCAAGTTGAACATGGTCCTCCTGAAAGGCTTGAACTCAGATGAAGTCGAAGATATGATGCGATATGCAAAAAAGGTTGGGGCAATCCTACAGTTGATAGAGCTCGAACCAATTAAGAGGGGGAGCCTATTCTACAATAAATACCATCACCCCCTAGACCAGATTGAGCGTGAGATATCGTCCAAGGCAAGCAGCGTCAAGGTTAGATACTCCATGCAAATGAGGAAGGTCTACACAGTCAATGGTTTGGAGGTTGAGATAGTGAGGCCTGTCGAGAACCCTGAATTTTGCAAACACTGCACAAAGATGAGGTTGACAAGTGACGGAAAATTGAAGCCTTGCCTGATGACTCAAGAGAATCTGCTTGATATATTATCCCCAATGAGGCGTGGTGAGAGTATCGAGGTGCTCCGCAGAATCTTCATGGACGCCGTGTACATGCGCAGACCATACTACACTTACGGAAAAAATCAAGCAAGGATTATTGGCGGTTCATCTTGA
- a CDS encoding adenylyl-sulfate kinase — MGRKVKGWAIWITGLPGSGKSIVAHKLWKVLSKMGVDSQIISSDALRRFLTPKPTYSEEEREIVYRAIAYIAKMLTDNGVNVIIDATGNRRRYRAMCRRMIDKFFEVYLRCPLEVCIRREMARKERFYAPRDIYGKAMRGMSTTVPGFGVPYEPPRRPEVLIESDRQKPNEIVETVIGKLSNVLCKP; from the coding sequence ATGGGAAGAAAGGTTAAGGGCTGGGCGATATGGATAACAGGCTTGCCAGGCAGTGGGAAGTCTATTGTAGCTCATAAATTATGGAAGGTTCTCTCCAAAATGGGAGTGGACTCGCAGATAATCTCCTCGGACGCTCTGAGAAGGTTTCTGACTCCTAAACCAACCTACTCTGAGGAGGAGAGAGAGATAGTATACAGGGCAATAGCCTATATAGCCAAGATGTTGACCGACAACGGGGTTAATGTCATAATAGATGCTACTGGAAACAGGAGAAGGTACAGAGCCATGTGCAGGAGAATGATAGACAAGTTCTTTGAGGTATACTTACGATGCCCATTAGAGGTTTGTATTCGGAGGGAAATGGCTAGGAAAGAACGTTTCTATGCGCCGAGAGATATTTACGGGAAAGCTATGAGAGGGATGAGTACTACCGTTCCAGGATTTGGAGTACCCTACGAACCACCCAGAAGGCCTGAGGTCCTCATAGAATCTGACAGACAGAAGCCAAATGAGATCGTTGAGACAGTCATTGGAAAGTTATCCAACGTTCTCTGTAAACCATGA